The following coding sequences lie in one Melospiza melodia melodia isolate bMelMel2 chromosome 10, bMelMel2.pri, whole genome shotgun sequence genomic window:
- the SYNPR gene encoding synaptoporin isoform X3: MEAVDQLASAGTFRVVKEPLAFLRVLEWLFAIFAFATCGGYSGELRLSVDCANKSESDLSIDIAFAYPFRLHQVNFEAPTCEGKRRETLALIGDFSSSAEFFVTIAVFAFLYSLAATVVYIFFQNKYRENNRGPLIDFIVTVVFSFLWLVSSSAWAKGLSDVKVATDPDEVLLLMSACKQQSNKCLPVRSPVMSSLNTSVVFGYLNFILWAGNIWFVFKETGWHSSGQRHAADTMEKQPGGYNQGGYNQDSYGPAGGYNQPGSYGQVGEYGQSQSYGQSGPTSFSNQI, translated from the exons CTTTTTGCAATCTTTGCATTTGCAACATGCGGCGGGTACTCTGGAGAGCTGCGCCTCAGTGTGGACTGTGCAAACAAGTCCGAGAGTGACCTCAGCATTGACATAGCCTTTGCCTACCCCTTCAG GTTGCATCAAGTGAATTTTGAGGCTCCCACTTGTGAAGGCAAGCGCCGGGAGACGCTCGCCTTGATCGGGGACTTCTCCTCCTCGGCGGAGTTCTTCGTCACCATCGCGGTCTTCGCCTTCCTCTACTCGCTGGCTGCCACTGTGGTTTACATCTTCTTCCAGAACAAGTACCGTGAGAACAACAGAGGGCCTTTAATT GATTTCATTGTGACAGTGGTCTTCTCATTCTTGTGGCTAGTGAGCTCATCTGCTTGGGCTAAAGGACTGTCAGATGTAAAGGTTGCAACtgaccctgatgaagtgctgctGCTGATGTCTGCCTGCAAACAGCAGTCCAACAAATGCTTGCCTGTTCGCAGCCCTGTTATGTCAAGCCTCAACACTTCGGTT GTCTTTGGCTACTTGAACTTTATCCTGTGGGCAGGCAACATTTGGTTTGTGTTTAAGGAGACGGGCTGGCATTCCTCGGGCCAGCGGCACGCTGCGGACACCATGGAGAAGCAGCCCGGGGGCTACAACCAAGGTGGCTACAACCAAGACAGCTATGGGCCAGCTGGTGGCTACAACCAGCCAGGCTCCTATGGCCAGGTGGGTGAATATGGCCAGTCCCAGAGCTATGGGCAGAGTGGGCCAACCTCCTTCTCTAATCAAATTTAG
- the SYNPR gene encoding synaptoporin isoform X2 codes for MCMVIFAPLFAIFAFATCGGYSGELRLSVDCANKSESDLSIDIAFAYPFRLHQVNFEAPTCEGKRRETLALIGDFSSSAEFFVTIAVFAFLYSLAATVVYIFFQNKYRENNRGPLIDFIVTVVFSFLWLVSSSAWAKGLSDVKVATDPDEVLLLMSACKQQSNKCLPVRSPVMSSLNTSVVFGYLNFILWAGNIWFVFKETGWHSSGQRHAADTMEKQPGGYNQGGYNQDSYGPAGGYNQPGSYGQVGEYGQSQSYGQSGPTSFSNQI; via the exons CTTTTTGCAATCTTTGCATTTGCAACATGCGGCGGGTACTCTGGAGAGCTGCGCCTCAGTGTGGACTGTGCAAACAAGTCCGAGAGTGACCTCAGCATTGACATAGCCTTTGCCTACCCCTTCAG GTTGCATCAAGTGAATTTTGAGGCTCCCACTTGTGAAGGCAAGCGCCGGGAGACGCTCGCCTTGATCGGGGACTTCTCCTCCTCGGCGGAGTTCTTCGTCACCATCGCGGTCTTCGCCTTCCTCTACTCGCTGGCTGCCACTGTGGTTTACATCTTCTTCCAGAACAAGTACCGTGAGAACAACAGAGGGCCTTTAATT GATTTCATTGTGACAGTGGTCTTCTCATTCTTGTGGCTAGTGAGCTCATCTGCTTGGGCTAAAGGACTGTCAGATGTAAAGGTTGCAACtgaccctgatgaagtgctgctGCTGATGTCTGCCTGCAAACAGCAGTCCAACAAATGCTTGCCTGTTCGCAGCCCTGTTATGTCAAGCCTCAACACTTCGGTT GTCTTTGGCTACTTGAACTTTATCCTGTGGGCAGGCAACATTTGGTTTGTGTTTAAGGAGACGGGCTGGCATTCCTCGGGCCAGCGGCACGCTGCGGACACCATGGAGAAGCAGCCCGGGGGCTACAACCAAGGTGGCTACAACCAAGACAGCTATGGGCCAGCTGGTGGCTACAACCAGCCAGGCTCCTATGGCCAGGTGGGTGAATATGGCCAGTCCCAGAGCTATGGGCAGAGTGGGCCAACCTCCTTCTCTAATCAAATTTAG
- the SYNPR gene encoding synaptoporin isoform X1: MKEDWELWQLFAIFAFATCGGYSGELRLSVDCANKSESDLSIDIAFAYPFRLHQVNFEAPTCEGKRRETLALIGDFSSSAEFFVTIAVFAFLYSLAATVVYIFFQNKYRENNRGPLIDFIVTVVFSFLWLVSSSAWAKGLSDVKVATDPDEVLLLMSACKQQSNKCLPVRSPVMSSLNTSVVFGYLNFILWAGNIWFVFKETGWHSSGQRHAADTMEKQPGGYNQGGYNQDSYGPAGGYNQPGSYGQVGEYGQSQSYGQSGPTSFSNQI, translated from the exons CTTTTTGCAATCTTTGCATTTGCAACATGCGGCGGGTACTCTGGAGAGCTGCGCCTCAGTGTGGACTGTGCAAACAAGTCCGAGAGTGACCTCAGCATTGACATAGCCTTTGCCTACCCCTTCAG GTTGCATCAAGTGAATTTTGAGGCTCCCACTTGTGAAGGCAAGCGCCGGGAGACGCTCGCCTTGATCGGGGACTTCTCCTCCTCGGCGGAGTTCTTCGTCACCATCGCGGTCTTCGCCTTCCTCTACTCGCTGGCTGCCACTGTGGTTTACATCTTCTTCCAGAACAAGTACCGTGAGAACAACAGAGGGCCTTTAATT GATTTCATTGTGACAGTGGTCTTCTCATTCTTGTGGCTAGTGAGCTCATCTGCTTGGGCTAAAGGACTGTCAGATGTAAAGGTTGCAACtgaccctgatgaagtgctgctGCTGATGTCTGCCTGCAAACAGCAGTCCAACAAATGCTTGCCTGTTCGCAGCCCTGTTATGTCAAGCCTCAACACTTCGGTT GTCTTTGGCTACTTGAACTTTATCCTGTGGGCAGGCAACATTTGGTTTGTGTTTAAGGAGACGGGCTGGCATTCCTCGGGCCAGCGGCACGCTGCGGACACCATGGAGAAGCAGCCCGGGGGCTACAACCAAGGTGGCTACAACCAAGACAGCTATGGGCCAGCTGGTGGCTACAACCAGCCAGGCTCCTATGGCCAGGTGGGTGAATATGGCCAGTCCCAGAGCTATGGGCAGAGTGGGCCAACCTCCTTCTCTAATCAAATTTAG
- the SNTN gene encoding sentan — protein sequence MATSRLLPRGRASIHLLAITPLPGDHKQPGLEMCGCRTSVPTMKQYSVSQPAPTATKKGPPAAAGMPKGVPIAKQLASIKALRKGSDLEKAFATAALVYNNHADPESKLSKSETKSLLQSQFWHFIQGQENKPKYQEIISSLDEESENKINFEDFMILLVSLTLMSDLLQEIKNVKTTK from the exons ATGGCTACAAGCAGGCTGCTTCCACGGGGCAGAGCTTCCATCCACCTGCTTGCTATTACCCCGTTGCCTGGAGATCACAAACAGCCTGGCCTGGAGATGTGTGGCTGCAGAACAAGTGTTCCCACTATGAAGCAGTACTCAGTCAGTCAGCCTGCTCCTACTGCCACCAAAAAAGgccctccagctgctgcaggcatGCCCAAGGG TGTACCCATTGCCAAGCAGCTGGCATCAATAAAAG CTCTAAGAAAAGGCTCAGACCTTGAAAAGGCTTTTGCTACAGCAGCTTTGGTGTATAACAACCATGCTGACCCTGAGAGCAAGCTCAGCAAGTCTGAAACCAAGAGCTTACTGCAATCCCAGTTCTGGCACTTCATCCAG GgccaagaaaacaaaccaaaataccaggaaataatttcttccttgGATGAGGAATCAGagaacaaaattaattttgaagACTTCATGATCTTGTTAGTCAGTCTCACTCTAATGTCTGACCTGCTGCAGGAGATCAAAAATGTGAAAACCACAAAATGA